The Streptomyces kanamyceticus DNA segment CGCACCGCTGGCCGTCCCCTTCGTCATCGGTGCCCTGCAGCCGCTCAGATACGCCGTCGTGGTCGACGACCAGCACAGCCAGGACGCACTCCAGCGGGTGGCCTCGGGCGCGACCGACATCGCCATCACACTGCCGATGCCGCACGCTCACGAGGTACGGCTGCACACGTTCCGCAGTGAGCCGGTCATCGCGGTCTGTCACCCGGACCACCCGCTCACGGCGGGCCCCTGCGACACGGCAAGGCTGAGCGGCCACCCCCTCGCCGTGAACCTCTGGGGCAGCGGTGCGCAGCTCTTTCACGAACTGCTCCTGGACGCCCCCACCCGCGCGCATCAGCTCTACCGCATCAGTTCCGCCGAGACGGCAGCCGATCTCGCGCGCTCCGGGCAGGCCGTCGCCGTCCTCACCCGCGCCACGGTCGAACGTGACCTCGCCGCCCGCGCCCTGGTCGAACTCGACGTGAGCGACATGCCCGAATGGCACGTCCACCTCATGGCAGCCCACCACCGCGAACGCGCCGCCGAGCCCGCCATCGCTGCCGTGATCAACGCCCTGGGCCACCCCACGTCCTGACCCACCGCACCCACGGACACCACCACGCGGGAAACGCCCCGTCCCCACGCATCACCAGCCTCGTCCAAGCCGTCCTCACTCTGCACCTGACCAGCTCTGACTGAAGTTGGAAAAGGCTCACTGGCTCGGTTCGGACCCGCCACGACACGAACACGATGCCCACGGGCCACTCGCTACGACAAGACCGCCGCCAAGAGCCCCCGGTGTGATCGTGAGTTGGCCGAGGCGCGACTTGGTCATCGCCCAGACGCAGAGCACGATGCCGGTCAGGAAGGGTTCAGAGGCTCCGTCAGGCCGGTCCCGTCCGACGCGGGGGGCACTCGGTGATGATCGCGGCGGGCTGAGCAGCTCTCCGCGGCGCGGACGCCGCGCAGCCACGGTCATGATTCAGGCACAGAGTCCGGCGTCAAGAACCTTGGCAGCCTTGCCAATGGATCCGGGCGTGAGGTGCCGGGTCCTCCACCTTGCCGTAGACGCCGATGTACGGGAGACGCTCCGCCTTTCGATGCCCCCAGCCGGGCGCGGCTCGCCCGCCCTCCTGAGCAGACTCTTCCGCGACCACCACGACCCGATGATGAGCCCCGCCGCCCCCGCTGGCCGGCGGGGGCGGCGGGACCTGCCCGTGCGGGGTCTGGGGCGGCTGGCCGTACGGGGCTTGGGGCTGGCCGCCCTGCCCGCCGCCGTACGGCCCGGGCTGGTTGGAGCTCATTGCGAGGGTCCCCTTGGAGCAGCTGACGTGTCCCGGGCATCCTGACCGAACCTCGTATACCTCGGGGCGCGGAGCCCAGCCGGAAGGGGATGTAGCTCTCCTGAAGCAACGATGTCCGCGCCCTGCGCTCATCACACCGACTGCCTCATGCCGACCTCATCACCCAGCGGAAACCCCGCCTTTCGGATTGCTACAGGTACGACAGGCGTCGGCAGAGCTCGACGTCGGCTCCCCTGCAACGGCTCGTGAGCAAGTCGATCGGTATGTGTATCGGCGTCAACGACGGTCAGGACTGCTGCGGGTGGAGAGCCGCAGCCACGGCGAAGAGGATCGGCACTGCGGTGCGAGGGTGCACGTGATGACGGCCGCGGTGAGAACGCAGACAGTGCCGCTTGTGAGGAGCCCGATGCGGGGGCCGTGGAGATCGGTGATCCAGCCGATGATCGGGCAGCCCAGTGAGGTTCCGCCGACGAAGCCCGCGAGGTAGATGCTCAGGACCCGACCGCGCACGTGGGGCGGGGTGGAGAGTTGGATGTGAGCGTTCGATCGGGTGCTGAAGACCATGCTGACTGTCCCGACCAGGGTGATCAGCACAGTGAAGCTCCAGGCGGTCGGAGCGACTGCTGCGGCCGCCTCCAGGAGACCCAACACCGCGCCATGGCCGCTGAGTTCCCGCACACGGGTGGAGCCGCCGCGGCTGGTCAGGAGTGCCCCGATCAGCGCGCCCATCGCCATCGCGGTGTTGAACATCCCGTACAGGCCGACGCCGGTGGGAAAGGTATCGGCGGCGAAGGCGGAAAGCCAGACGGGGTACGCGTAGCCGAACGTACCCGTGAGTGTGGACAGGGCGATGACGGCGGTCAGGTCCGGCCGGTCGGCGACACAGCGCATGCCCTCGCGCAGACAGCCCTGGGAACGGACGGGGCTCCGCGACCGCGGTGCGTCATCGGCGCCGAGGCTGGTCAGCGTCCGCATGGGCCCCAAGAACAGCAACGCGCCGCCGAGGAAGCCCCAACTGCTGTCAGTGGTGGTGAGAAGGGCGCTGGCGACGGCGGGGCCCAGCATGCGGGACAGCTGGAAGACGGCGATGTTCAGCGACACGGCGTTGCGTACGTCGCCGCTGTCCACCAGGTCGCTGAGGAACGACTGCCTGGTCGGGTTGTCGACGGCCGAGGCCAGGCCACACAGGAGGGCCGCCGCGTAGATGTGCCAGGCGTTGACCGTGTGGGTGAAGGCCAGTACTGCCAGGACGGCGCCGACCAGGCCGAAGGTTGCTTGAGTTGTCAGGAGCAGGTGCCGTTTGGCACAGCGGTCGGCGAGCACTCCGCCGTACAGGCCAAAGACCAGCAGCGGCATGAACTGCAGCGCGATGGTGGCCCCGACAGCCGTTGACGACCCTGTCAGCTGGAGGACCAGCCAGTCCTGAGCGATACGGATCATCCATGTGCCGGTGTGGGCTGCGAGCTGGCCGCTGAGGTAGACGCGGAAGGCACGGTTGTGCAGCGAGGCGAACGTTTCCTGGGCGGTGACCCGCAAGGGCAGTGACTGCCTCACGACGCGGGCGGCCGCGCGTCGTGTTGCGCCTTGGGACGTTGGACAAGGGCAGGCGAGCGGAGCAGGGAGTGGGCCGCGGCGCTGAACAGAGCGTCGTTGGGGCCGTCCGCGATACACAGGCCGCGAATGTCCCGCAGTCGCTTCTCCATGGGGGTGTACTCCGTGTACCCCTCGCTGCCGTGGAGCTGCAGTGCGAGGTCCACGGCGCGATAGGCGCACTCCGTGGCCAGTGCCTTGGCCGCTGCGCTGCCCGTGCTGCTGTCGACACCGTGATCGAGGTCGTCGAGGAGAGCGAAGCACCAGCTGGTCGCGGAGGCGATTTCGGCCGCTGCCCGGCCCAGCCGGGTGACGACGGCGGGAAGCGAAGCGAGCGTCCCGGCACCGATGTGTCGTTGGCGGGCATGAGCCATGGATTCCTCGATCGCTGCTGCCGCCGCCCCGAGGCAGACAAGAGCCATCAGCAAACGCCACGGCGCGAAGTGCGTGTCGAAGACATGGCGCCCGCGACCGGGCGGGCCCACCAGCCAGTCCCTGCGCACCCGTACATCGGACAGCTCCAGGTGCCCGAAGGACCAACCTCGTATGCCCAGAGCAGGACTGACGTCGTGGTGCAGGCCCGGGACGTCCTGGGGGATCCACACGGCCGACAGCGGCACATCGCGCATCCCGGCCGGGCCCTCGCCTTCGCCCCGCGCGCGGGCGCGTCCCGAGTCCGCAGTCAGGATTTTACAGAAAACGACGAAGCCCACCGCCTCCTGAACTCTGCTGATGAACCCCTTCGTCCCGCTGAGGACCAGATGATCGTCGTGGTCGACCGCGACCGTCCGCAGACCGCGTAGGTCCGATCCCGACTGGGGCTCGCTGACGGCGACTCCGACGAGGCTTCCCTCTTCCACCGCGCGGCGGTGTACGAGGTGGGCCAGGGAGGGCGAGCCGTGCCGCAGAATCATGGCGGCATGCCCGACGCCGAACAGTTCCCGCGCGTCGCAGTCCCGTTGCCCGGCGAGGAACGCGGCCATGCCCTGCGCCACATGACCCGCACTGTGCGGTGAACCGATTCCGATCGTGGTCAGTCCCGCAGCAGCGGCACGGCGACGCAGCGCCGCCCAGTCCGGCTGGGCATCCTGCTCGCAGACAGGCTCGGCCAGATGACGGTCAAGGAACTCGACAAGCCGAGCGTGGAGTTCACGCTGCTCCGGATGCCGTCCCAGGATCCGGCTGGTGATCTCGTCGATCACACGAAGTCCCGGTGTGTCATGAGGGCGGCCTGACCGTAGGCGGGCCCGGCGTACTGATCTGGTCCGGCCGCGGCTCGGGAGTGCACGAGAGCGTTGAGCCTGGCCTTGCCGTGGCGCTCGCCTTCGGGCAGGTGCTTGACGACCAGCAGGCAGGGCAATCCGAACGTGCCGCCGTCGAATTCACGCGATCGCATGGCCGGCACGGCAACCGTCCAAGGGGGCGCGTATCCGCGGCTGAGTTCGCACCCCGTGGCGGCGTCGATCACCGGAATACTGTCGGTGAGCAGCGCCCCCACGCCCAGCACCGCACCTTCACCGACCCGGGCACCGCTATAGATCATGGAGCGGGCTCCGATGAAGGCGTCGTCCTCGATCACCACGGGCGTGACGGCCTCGGGCTCCAACAAGCCGCCTACGCCGCTCCCGCCTCCGACATGGACCCGCTTGCCGATCTGCGCACCCGACCCGACCCCGACCCAGGTGTCCACCAGGCTGTCCTCGTCGACGAACGTTCCGATGCCCAAGTGGCTGGGCATGACGATGACGCCCGGCCCCTGGTAGCTCCCGCGGCGTACGACCGCGCCGGGCGACACCGTGACACCGGGAGCCGACGGGCCTGACTTGAGCGGGAACTTGTCGACGGTGGCGAACGGTCCGAACTTCGCGGACTGCGGCTGGGTATAGAGATACAGCAAGAGCAGAGTCCGCCTCAGCCATTCCTGGACGACGACTTCACCGTCCACCACCCGCGCCAGGCGTTCTTGTCCGGTATCCATCAAGCCCAGCGCGGCGTCCAGCGCTGCTCGTGCACCTGGTGTCGCACGCGGTACGACGTCCCGGCCTTCCCAGATCTCTTCGATGTCGGCACGAATTGCCGCGACTGCGGAGTAACTGATCGCCATCCAGGGGTCCTCCTTCAGGGCACAGCCCGCAGGCGCCGAGTGCACCTCTACGCCCTGAAACGACAAGGCACCGCGGGTCCGTATCTTCCTTTTGCACTATTCCTTCTCTATGTGTTTCTCCGGATGCCACAGAGAAACCGCGGGACTGGGGGCGTGAGAAGGCACAAGAGGGTGAAGAGGGGCAGCATTTGTGTACCCGGGCGTACCCCGGCCTGGCGGAGAACCGACAAGTGAGCTGGCTTGGCCGCGTGATCCTCGTCCGACTGCCGGGTCACGCGCCCGAGCTTCCGCACCGTGGGCACGGCCCCAGGAACGAGTTTCACCGAGCCGGTAGTGGGCTTGAGGAGGGCGGAGACGATCCGCTGTCCGAACGCGAGCGTGCGGACTACTGCCGCTACGGCCCGTTGGTGCTGTTCCGTGGCCCCGGAACCGGCCGGAGATGATGGGGCTTGCGGCACTTCGACACGGGATCCGCGGCCGCCGAGGAGCCCGCCGTTGACCACCGTGGCATGCGGAGCCCCCGAAAGCTCTTCGCACAGCCCACTCCCGGGCCCCAGCCAGCAGAGGGACTACGCGTGGGTGTCGTACGCCCACGGCAGGGCGGGGACCGCGGCAGGTAGCCGATGGGTAGCGCGCTCACCATGCTCCGCGCCGGACGGGTGGGTGAGTTCGCGCCGGTCCCCGCTCTCAGGGTCGATCAGGACGACTCGCCCGTCTCCTCGTCCCAGGCGTACACCAGTCGTCCCGGGCGCACACCAGGCGCCGGAAGGCCACTGCCAGCCACCCCGCTCCGCGTAACCAGCCCTGTCCCCGAACCGGATACAGCCCGCCCGCCGCTGAGCCGTCCATGAGCGTCGAAGGACGGGATCCAAGTGGGCCTTGGACATGCCTTCGTCCGTCGTCCGCCCTCCGCACTGGGCTGAATCCGACGCCTGTGAGCGAGCCGCGGTCAGGCCCCGATACGAGACCTCAGCGTCCCTCGACCGCTGCCACTGCGGCCCGCACGGTGTCGCCGGGATCGGTGAAGCAGGTGAAGTGGTCCCCACGCAGCGGCACCGTACGGGCCGGTGCGGTGGTGACGCTGTGCCAGGCGTCTGCGGCCGCGGGAGGCAGTCCGGGGTCGTCGGCACCGCGCAGCACGGTCAGGGGCAGAGCAAGCCGGGGCCGGTCCGATGGGTCGTATGCTGCGAGGAGGGCAAGATCGCTCTCAAGGGCCTGGGTCGCGAGTTCAACGGACTCGGCTCCGGCCGACTCCTGGGCGTCGAGCCACTGCGGGGGCTTGCCCGCCTCGGCGTGGCAGGCCGCAGCAGCCTGGCCCGGTGAGGGACTGCCGGAGACGACGAGATAGCGGGGAGCAGGCAGGCCGAGACGGGCGAGGCGGTGACAGGTTTCGTAGGCGACGACGGCACCCATGCTGTGCCCGACGAGCGCGTAGGGCCGGTCGGCCGCCCACTGCAGCGCGAAAGCCACATGCCGTGAGAGGGAGCCCAGATCGGGGGGCGCGGGCTCGCTCACCCGGTCTTCGCGCCCGGGGTACTGCACCGCCCAGAGTTCGTAGCCGTCGGGCAGGTGCGGCAGCCAGCGCCGGTAGACACTGGCACTGCCCCCTGCGTGGGGGAAGCAGACGAGCCGTATGCCTGCTGTAGGGGGGTTCAGAGGCCGCAGCCATCGATGTGCGGGGCCTGGGGGCGCCGCTGTCACGAGGCATCCTGGGGGACGGCGTCCGGTGCGTCGTCGATCGCGCGTGCCATGGCGGCCAGGGTGGCGGCGGCCTGCAGACGTCGCAGCGGGACGCGTACCCCGAAGCGGTCCTTCACCGCCAGCGACAGCCGCATCGTAAGCAGACTGTCAGCTCCCAGACCGAAGAAGCTGTCATGCCGCGAGCGCGGGGAACTGCCCAGCAGCCGGGTCCATTCCTGACACAGGGCCTCTTCTGTCCCGGGCAGAGGAGGCTCCTGCGGTACGGCCTCCTGCTGCGGTGCCGCCCACGCGATCAGCTGTTTGCGGTCGATCTTCCCGTTGGCGTTGCGAGGAAGCTCGGGCAGCAGCAGGTAGTCGGCAGGCCGGGCGTAGGCGGGCAACCAGCGGCCGGCGTGGGCACGGACGTCTTCCATGTCCATGCTGTCCTCGCGCGGCAGCAGGAACACCACAATGCGTCGCCGCGGCCCTTCTCCGGCCAGCACGGCGGCGGCCTTGTCGACATCGTGGTGCGTGCCCAACACGTTCTCGATCTCGCCGAGTTCGATGCGGTACCCGTTGAGCTTGATCTGATGGTCGGCGCGGCCGAGGAACTCCAGGGTTCCGTCGGACCGGTAGCGGCCCAGGTCCCCGGTGCGGTACCAGCGCTGTCCGTCGTACTCGACGAACCGTTCGGCGGTGCGCTGCGGGTCGCCTCGGTATCCGAGCGCCACTCCGGTCCCGCCGATCCACAGCTCGCCGGGCACCCAGTCGGGACAGTCGCGGCCGCGGCGGTCGACTGCGCGATAGCTCTGGTTACGCAACGGGGTGCCGTACGGAATGGACGTCCAGGTGGGGTCGGTCTCCTCCACCTCGAAGAAGTTGGAATACACCGCGCCTTCCGTGGCGCCCCCGCAGGCGACGAAGCGGCACTCGGGGGCCAGGCGGCGCAGCCGCCCGGGCAGGTCCGTCCCGATCCAGTCGCCTCCGGTGAGAACGAGCCGGAGGCTGTCGGGCGGGGTGCCCAGTTCGCCGGCCGTGAGCAGCATGTCGAGTAGAACGGGTACGGAGTCCCAGACGGTGACACGGTGGGCGAGGATGAGACGGAGCCATGCCTCGGGATCGCGTCGTTCGTCGGTGTTCGGCATGACCACATGACCGCCGGCCATCAGCAGCCCGAAGATCTCGTAGACGGAGAGGTCGAAATCCAGGGCGGAAACCGACAGACAGCCGTCCATCGGGCCCACGTCCCAACGCCGGTTGAGATCCTCCAGGGTGTTGACGGCAGACCGATGGCTCACCTCCACGCCTTTGGGCGTGCCGGTGGAACCCGACGTGAAGATGATGTAGGCGGGATCGTCCGGTGCGCTGTGTACGGGGTGGGCCAGGGGCTCACGGGAGGTGTCCAGGGCGATGTGCCAGGCCACGGGCGCCGGGCCGTCTCCGCTGCCTGGCACGTCGTCGTCGCAGATCGAGTACCGCGCCCCGGAGACCCGCAGTACTTGCTCCAGCCGCCGCGCGGGTTGCTCCGGACTGACGGGGACGTAGCAGCCGCCCGCGGCCAGAACCGCGAGTACGGAGACGACCTGTGCCTCACCCGAGGTGAGGCACACGCCGACCGGCTCACGCGCACGCAGTCCTCGCCGTTTCAGTTCGCCCGCCAACCTCAGGGCCCGCTCTCGGAGTTCGCCACGGCTGAGGGAGTTGCCGTCGTGGTGGAGGCAGAGGCGTCGGGGTTCGCGGGCCGCCGACTCGAAGAAGTGCTGGTGCAGTAGCGCCCCGCTCGGCGGGGCCCAGGTGTCGTTGGTACGGCGGCGTGCCTCGTGCTGCTTCTCGGGCAGCCGGTCGGTGGGCGGGGCGTCCCAGTCGCGCCCGGCATAGGCGGTCAGGACCTCGCCGCAGTACTCGGTCATGCCGTCCAGCACTCCGGGCCGGAACACGTCGTCGACCGCGTCCCATGCCAGCACCATGCCGCTGTCCGCGGCGTCCGAGGACGGATAGGCAAGACAGTCGAGCCACACCTGAGGGGTGTGGGACACCATCCAGACCGGAGGGCCGATCACAGCCTCGCATCGCGCGGAGGCCCAGCTCCGTTCGAGGGCTGTGTACACGACGCCGAGTGGCGGCGCGGCCTCGCCACGGCGGCGGGCCGCCTCCCGGAGGGCCGCGACGGTGGGTGCGTCGGCCTGCAGCGCGCGGTCGGCCCACAGGGCGAGATCCTTGAGGCTGCACGGCTCCCGCGCCGGAACCGCGACGGCCAGCAGGCGGCTGAAGTCTCCAAGGGTGCAGGTCGCCGGTACACCGGTGTCCTGCGGCCTGTCGAACACCGGCAAGTTCAGCGCGAAGCCCGTGTCCGGTGCGACATCAAAGCGCTTCAGAGTGGCGACGAAGGCGGCGAACAGCACGGACTCGGCCCTTACGCCGGTCATCCGTGCCATCTCCTGGATGCTGCGCCAGGCCGGAGCCGGCAGGGCCACTTCCCTGCGGGTGAAGCGCGGGGGGCCTGCCAGATCCTCGGGCTCCATGGCGTACGGCAGCCGGGGTGCGGCGAGCGGAGGGCAGGGCCCGGTGTCGCCGACGGCCACGGTGTCCTGCAGAGCACTGCGGCAGCGCCCGAAGTCACCGGGCGCAGGCAGCGTTTCTCCCTCGTAGAGCGCGGCCAGTTCGTCGAGGAGAACCCTGATGGCGGGCGGGTCGGCGGCAAGAAGATCGATGTCGACGTGCAGGCGCGAGCCGCCCCCGGGGAGGAGCGTGAGTCGCAGATCCGTCACCTGACCTCGTGCCACGTCCAGACGCTGCGAGGCCACCTGTTCGCGCACCAGGCCGAGTTCGCATGTCACGGCGTCGAGGGTCGCTGAGGCGAGATCGCGTACGGCAAGTTGTCCGGGGACCCGTTCGCAGGGGGTCGCCTGGTCAGGATCCGCGAAGGCTGAGCGTAGGGATACGTGCCGTTCCTGTAGCCGCTGGTAGGCCACGGCCAGCCGGCTTGGGTCGAGTGCCACGGTCTGGTCGAACTCGAACGACATGTGGCACCCGATGCCGCCGAGCGGCAGCCCGTCCTGGCGGCCCAGGAGATAGGCGTGCTGAACATCGGTGAGGGGGAATGAGGCTGGTCCGGCTTGCCGGGTCATGAATTCCTCCAGTGCTGGTCCACCTCGCGTGCAGCCTGAACCAACAGTGCGGCGCCTTGGCGGACTTCGTCATCGGTCACGGTCAGCGGCGGCATGACGCGCACGCAGTGGCCGGTGGTCCCGCCGAGTCCCACCAAGAGGCCGTTCTCCCGGCACTTCTCCTGCACGGCGCGGGCGACCGCGGCCGAGGGGCCGGCGGTGGCCGGATCCTGGAAGGCCACTCCGAGCAGCAGTCCGCGCCCCTGCACCCGGCGTACGCTCGCGAGCCCGTGCAGCCCGCCGGTCAGCAGGGAGCGCAGGGCTCTTCCGGTGTGCAAGGCCCGTGTGGTCAGGTCACGTTCCTCGATCAGGTCCAGCGTGGCGAGGGCCGCGGCCGTGGACAGCGGGTTGCCGCCGAACGTCGAGACGGACGGCATGGGCAGACACGACATGACGTCGCGCCGGCCGACAACCCCTCCCAGAGGGAGGCCGCCGGCGACTCCCTTGGCGAAGACTAAAAGGTCGGGGCGGACGTCTTCGTCCCACTGGTAGCCCCACAGGCGGCCGGTGCGCCCCCAGCCAGTCTGCACCTCGTCACAGATCAGCAGCGCTCCCCGCTCGCGCACCACCCGGGCGTAAGCGGCGAGTTGGCCGTCTGCGAGAGGCGCGGCACCGGCCACTCCCTGCACAGGTTCCGCGATCAGGGCGGCAACCGGGCCAGCGGCGTCGTCGAGCACACGGGTCAGCCGTCGCGTGCACGAGGCGACCCAGTCTTCGCCCGCGTCGGCCCGGACGGGGCCTCCTGGCACGTGATCAACGCTCAAGGGCGTCAGCCCGGCGCCCTGCCACCGCCGGTCACCAGTGACTGCGAGGGCACCGAACGACCGGCCGTGGTAACTGTCGCGCAGTGCGATGACGTGCCGACTGCGCCGGTACTCGGTGGCAAGGAGCAGGGCTGTCTCCACCGCCTCGGTGCCGGAGCAGGTGAAGAACGCCACGGGGTCGTCGATCGCGGAGAGTCGCCCGATGCGTTCGGCCAACTCGATCTGGGAGCGGATGAGATAGAAGGTGGACGTGTGCACGACGCCGGTGCGCAGCTGGCGCTCGATCGCCTCCCGTACCTGCGGGACGTCGTAGCCGAGCATGTTCGCGGCGACGCCGGAGTAGAAGTCGAGGTAGTCGCGTCCGTCACCGCCGCGCACGGTGCGTCCGCGCCCGGAGACG contains these protein-coding regions:
- a CDS encoding 2,3,4,5-tetrahydropyridine-2,6-dicarboxylate N-succinyltransferase is translated as MAISYSAVAAIRADIEEIWEGRDVVPRATPGARAALDAALGLMDTGQERLARVVDGEVVVQEWLRRTLLLLYLYTQPQSAKFGPFATVDKFPLKSGPSAPGVTVSPGAVVRRGSYQGPGVIVMPSHLGIGTFVDEDSLVDTWVGVGSGAQIGKRVHVGGGSGVGGLLEPEAVTPVVIEDDAFIGARSMIYSGARVGEGAVLGVGALLTDSIPVIDAATGCELSRGYAPPWTVAVPAMRSREFDGGTFGLPCLLVVKHLPEGERHGKARLNALVHSRAAAGPDQYAGPAYGQAALMTHRDFV
- a CDS encoding LysR family transcriptional regulator, whose amino-acid sequence is MALELADLRVFVTAASVGSLSAAARELRVAQPSVSERLRRLERLVGQPLLDRSSRGVSLTPAGERLLPHAERCLDLAARALDIAREDDTQGTLHVTTHASYAPLAVPFVIGALQPLRYAVVVDDQHSQDALQRVASGATDIAITLPMPHAHEVRLHTFRSEPVIAVCHPDHPLTAGPCDTARLSGHPLAVNLWGSGAQLFHELLLDAPTRAHQLYRISSAETAADLARSGQAVAVLTRATVERDLAARALVELDVSDMPEWHVHLMAAHHRERAAEPAIAAVINALGHPTS
- a CDS encoding amino acid adenylation domain-containing protein; its protein translation is MTRQAGPASFPLTDVQHAYLLGRQDGLPLGGIGCHMSFEFDQTVALDPSRLAVAYQRLQERHVSLRSAFADPDQATPCERVPGQLAVRDLASATLDAVTCELGLVREQVASQRLDVARGQVTDLRLTLLPGGGSRLHVDIDLLAADPPAIRVLLDELAALYEGETLPAPGDFGRCRSALQDTVAVGDTGPCPPLAAPRLPYAMEPEDLAGPPRFTRREVALPAPAWRSIQEMARMTGVRAESVLFAAFVATLKRFDVAPDTGFALNLPVFDRPQDTGVPATCTLGDFSRLLAVAVPAREPCSLKDLALWADRALQADAPTVAALREAARRRGEAAPPLGVVYTALERSWASARCEAVIGPPVWMVSHTPQVWLDCLAYPSSDAADSGMVLAWDAVDDVFRPGVLDGMTEYCGEVLTAYAGRDWDAPPTDRLPEKQHEARRRTNDTWAPPSGALLHQHFFESAAREPRRLCLHHDGNSLSRGELRERALRLAGELKRRGLRAREPVGVCLTSGEAQVVSVLAVLAAGGCYVPVSPEQPARRLEQVLRVSGARYSICDDDVPGSGDGPAPVAWHIALDTSREPLAHPVHSAPDDPAYIIFTSGSTGTPKGVEVSHRSAVNTLEDLNRRWDVGPMDGCLSVSALDFDLSVYEIFGLLMAGGHVVMPNTDERRDPEAWLRLILAHRVTVWDSVPVLLDMLLTAGELGTPPDSLRLVLTGGDWIGTDLPGRLRRLAPECRFVACGGATEGAVYSNFFEVEETDPTWTSIPYGTPLRNQSYRAVDRRGRDCPDWVPGELWIGGTGVALGYRGDPQRTAERFVEYDGQRWYRTGDLGRYRSDGTLEFLGRADHQIKLNGYRIELGEIENVLGTHHDVDKAAAVLAGEGPRRRIVVFLLPREDSMDMEDVRAHAGRWLPAYARPADYLLLPELPRNANGKIDRKQLIAWAAPQQEAVPQEPPLPGTEEALCQEWTRLLGSSPRSRHDSFFGLGADSLLTMRLSLAVKDRFGVRVPLRRLQAAATLAAMARAIDDAPDAVPQDAS
- a CDS encoding aspartate aminotransferase family protein; amino-acid sequence: MPLSYTDALEIVSGRGRTVRGGDGRDYLDFYSGVAANMLGYDVPQVREAIERQLRTGVVHTSTFYLIRSQIELAERIGRLSAIDDPVAFFTCSGTEAVETALLLATEYRRSRHVIALRDSYHGRSFGALAVTGDRRWQGAGLTPLSVDHVPGGPVRADAGEDWVASCTRRLTRVLDDAAGPVAALIAEPVQGVAGAAPLADGQLAAYARVVRERGALLICDEVQTGWGRTGRLWGYQWDEDVRPDLLVFAKGVAGGLPLGGVVGRRDVMSCLPMPSVSTFGGNPLSTAAALATLDLIEERDLTTRALHTGRALRSLLTGGLHGLASVRRVQGRGLLLGVAFQDPATAGPSAAVARAVQEKCRENGLLVGLGGTTGHCVRVMPPLTVTDDEVRQGAALLVQAAREVDQHWRNS
- a CDS encoding acyl-CoA dehydrogenase family protein, yielding MIDEITSRILGRHPEQRELHARLVEFLDRHLAEPVCEQDAQPDWAALRRRAAAAGLTTIGIGSPHSAGHVAQGMAAFLAGQRDCDARELFGVGHAAMILRHGSPSLAHLVHRRAVEEGSLVGVAVSEPQSGSDLRGLRTVAVDHDDHLVLSGTKGFISRVQEAVGFVVFCKILTADSGRARARGEGEGPAGMRDVPLSAVWIPQDVPGLHHDVSPALGIRGWSFGHLELSDVRVRRDWLVGPPGRGRHVFDTHFAPWRLLMALVCLGAAAAAIEESMAHARQRHIGAGTLASLPAVVTRLGRAAAEIASATSWCFALLDDLDHGVDSSTGSAAAKALATECAYRAVDLALQLHGSEGYTEYTPMEKRLRDIRGLCIADGPNDALFSAAAHSLLRSPALVQRPKAQHDARPPAS
- a CDS encoding MFS transporter — its product is MRQSLPLRVTAQETFASLHNRAFRVYLSGQLAAHTGTWMIRIAQDWLVLQLTGSSTAVGATIALQFMPLLVFGLYGGVLADRCAKRHLLLTTQATFGLVGAVLAVLAFTHTVNAWHIYAAALLCGLASAVDNPTRQSFLSDLVDSGDVRNAVSLNIAVFQLSRMLGPAVASALLTTTDSSWGFLGGALLFLGPMRTLTSLGADDAPRSRSPVRSQGCLREGMRCVADRPDLTAVIALSTLTGTFGYAYPVWLSAFAADTFPTGVGLYGMFNTAMAMGALIGALLTSRGGSTRVRELSGHGAVLGLLEAAAAVAPTAWSFTVLITLVGTVSMVFSTRSNAHIQLSTPPHVRGRVLSIYLAGFVGGTSLGCPIIGWITDLHGPRIGLLTSGTVCVLTAAVITCTLAPQCRSSSPWLRLSTRSSPDRR
- a CDS encoding thioesterase II family protein; translated protein: MTAAPPGPAHRWLRPLNPPTAGIRLVCFPHAGGSASVYRRWLPHLPDGYELWAVQYPGREDRVSEPAPPDLGSLSRHVAFALQWAADRPYALVGHSMGAVVAYETCHRLARLGLPAPRYLVVSGSPSPGQAAAACHAEAGKPPQWLDAQESAGAESVELATQALESDLALLAAYDPSDRPRLALPLTVLRGADDPGLPPAAADAWHSVTTAPARTVPLRGDHFTCFTDPGDTVRAAVAAVEGR